Genomic segment of Prochlorococcus marinus CUG1433:
TTGAAATAGCTAATAAAATTGCTTCCACTGCAGCTTTGTTTCGGAAATATTTTCCAGATGCAAGCGTAAACTTTAGTCCCTGGGATAATTTAAATAATGAATCCATGCAAGATACTATTGATTTTGCTTTTCATTTCCCTGGTTGGAGTCCTCTTATTGAATGTAGAGCAATACTCTTACAATTAAGAATTGAAAATGATAATAATGGCAGAGTTCCGAAATTGTTGGGAATAATAATGCGAGGTATGATTGTTCCTTCCGAGAGATGGAGAGTGGCTACCATCGGTGATTGGGAAATGACTGGTACTCATTTACCGCAAAAGGAACAAAAAGATAACCTTTTTTTGGTTTGTAAAGAACTTTATAAGTTATTCTCTACAACATCTGCTGGTAACAAAAATTAGCTGTTTTATGTATTTTCCTAGTAGATTAAATACACTTACAAAAATAATTCAAAATATATGGCAGTTGCTCTTGCAGGACAATTAAGAGAAGGGACAAAAAAATCCCATACTATGGCTGAAAATACTGGCTTTGTGGCTTGTTTTTTAAAAGGAGTTGTTGAAAAAAAATCTTATAGAAAATTAATTAGTGATTTATATTTTGTTTATGAAGCTATGGAAGAAGAAATTGAAAGACTGGTAAATGAAGAACATCCCGTAATAAAACCTATAGGTTTTAAATCGTTATACAGGAAAGAAACTCTTGTAAATGATCTTAAATTTTATTTTGGTGAAAACTGGAAGAATGAAATTAATATTTCTCACTCAGCAAAAGAATATGTTGAAAGAATACGAGAGGTCGCAAAAAATTCACCAGAGCTATTAGTTGGTCACCACTATACTCGCTATATAGGAGATTTATCTGGAGGGCAAATCTTGAAAAGGATCGCTAAAAAAGCATTAAATTTGCAGGGAAATGATGGTTTAAATTTTTATGAGTTTGAATTAATTGCTGATGAAAAGAAATTCAAGGAAGAATATTCCCTTACTTTGAATCAACTTCCAATAAATCAAAAGACTGCTGATCAAATTATTGATGAAGCTAATCAAGCTTTTACTTACAATATGAAAATGTTTAAGGAGCTTGAAGGTAACTTGATTGCTGTTTTAGGCAAGATTGTATTCAATTACATTACAAAAAAAGTCAGGAAAGGAAGTACCGAGACCTAATATTTATGTTTGATTCATTAGTTGATTTCCTGAAAACCAATATTGATGAATTAAATGGTCATGAAGTACAAATATCTAGCGAATTTAAAGAACATCATAATGATGACTCAAAATATATTATTAAGAATTGGCTTTTTTCATCTCCCCAATATAGAAAGTGGCGAATAACAAGATTAGATGGTGGCAAAAAACTGCAAGTGTTTAATACGGTTGCATATCCTAATTTTGATAGTGAAATGCCTATTTTAGGAGCTGATATTTTATGGTTTGGAACTTCTCAAAAGTTATTAGCAATACTTGATTATCAACCTTTAATTCAAGAAGGCAAATATCTCGAAAAATATTGTTCAAGTTTAGGTATTATTAAAAAAAAATATTCTGCATTTGATAATAATAAAATGAAAAATATATATGATTCAAAAAAGTATTTTTCGCCATGGGTAATTATATGTAGAGGAAATAAATTAAATCTTGATAGAGATTTAAATAATATATTCCATTCATTTGTAAATAATTATTTGAACGTTCACAAATCGAATACTGTTAATCAATTCTTAAATGCAGAAGAAATAAAGATTAATCAAATTAAATATGATAAGTATAGTTTTGAAAAAGATCCTGCAGATAAATTGTTTAAATCTTTTTTTGGAGAAAAATGGACAAAAAAATTTGTCAATAAATTCCTTTTTACATTAAATAATGAGATTATTTATTGAATGTTAATACAAGATACTATTTTTTACAGGCCAGATTGGAGATGGCATAATTTTTTAAAATATTTAACAAATAATTTAAGTAAATATAACTGTTTAGAAAAAATAATACCCTCCGAATATTCTTATAAAGATTCAACTTATGGTTCAAAAAAATCAAAAAAAAATGTGAATCTCTCTACTTGGGGTGTAACGCATAAAAAAAGAATTCAATTCGCAAGAGCAGTGTGTATAAATAGTCCAAACTATTCTGTTTTAAATTTTTTAATTATTCCCAATACTATTTATAACGTCCCATTTTTTGGAGTAGATTTTGTTTCTCTACCTAATAGTTATTTATTAGTGTTAGATTTTCAGCCCTCATTAAAAATACAAACTCAATATAATAATCAGCTATTAGAAAAACTTATCAAACTCAAAAATAATTGTCATTCATCACTCCCATTAGCTGAAGAAATGTCTGCGGATGTAGCTAGATTTTTTTCTCCAGGAGCAATATGGTCAAAATTACCTAAAGAAGAAAGAAGTGATTTTTTAATTGCTAATCAGCTTTATACGTCATTTAAGGAATATCTTGATTTGTATTTGGAAATTCTTTTCGAAAGCAAAGAAGTGAATATTGAACTGCAAAAAGAATTAATAAACGGTCAAAATAATTATTTGAATTATAGAAGAGATAACGATCCAGCCAGGCCAATGCTGTCGAGTTTGTTTGGTAAAGAATTTACTGAATCTTTAATTAAAGAAGTTTTATTTACTACTTAAAAGTCTTATAATTTATTGAAATTTGAAATCATATGAAAAAAATTTCTGTTCTTTTTGTATGTTTGGGAAATATTTGTAGGTCTCCTGCAGCAGAAGCTATTTTTATAAGTCTAATTGAAAAGAAGGGATTAAAAGATGGCTTTATTGTAGATTCTGCTGGAACTGGGAGTTGGCATATTGGAAAAAAAGCTGACTCTAGGATGAGAATTGCGGCAGAAAGAAGAGATATAAATATCTTAAGCAGGGCTCGTCAAATTACCAAAAAAGATTTTGACAAATTTAACTACATTCTTGCGATGGACGATTCAAATTTTAGAAATATTCAAGATCTTAAAAATAGAACAGCTTCAGCTAGTTTTGCATCAATTAAAAAAATACAAGATTTTAGATCAGTTTTTAATGAGCAAGAAGTTCCTGACCCATATTTTGGAGGTGATGAGGGCTTCGATTATGTCCTTGATATTTTAGAAGACTCTGTATACGGTTTTTTGGAAAGTATTTCTTGAATTTATTTGATCTCAGTCTCTTTAGGAATCTTGTCATTATAAAAATCAATAATTTTATCCGCCACCTCATTAATTGTGTATTCATCCGTAATAATTTCTATTGCGTCATTCGCTTTTATTAGAGGTGAAATTTCCCTATTGGAATCTTCAAAATCTCTTTTCTTTATAAGTTCTTTTAAAGCATTCAGGTCTATTTCTTGTAAGTCTTTACTATTTTTATCAGATTTTCTTCTTTTTGCTCTTTCATCAATG
This window contains:
- a CDS encoding low molecular weight phosphotyrosine protein phosphatase, with translation MKKISVLFVCLGNICRSPAAEAIFISLIEKKGLKDGFIVDSAGTGSWHIGKKADSRMRIAAERRDINILSRARQITKKDFDKFNYILAMDDSNFRNIQDLKNRTASASFASIKKIQDFRSVFNEQEVPDPYFGGDEGFDYVLDILEDSVYGFLESIS
- a CDS encoding heme oxygenase (biliverdin-producing); protein product: MAVALAGQLREGTKKSHTMAENTGFVACFLKGVVEKKSYRKLISDLYFVYEAMEEEIERLVNEEHPVIKPIGFKSLYRKETLVNDLKFYFGENWKNEINISHSAKEYVERIREVAKNSPELLVGHHYTRYIGDLSGGQILKRIAKKALNLQGNDGLNFYEFELIADEKKFKEEYSLTLNQLPINQKTADQIIDEANQAFTYNMKMFKELEGNLIAVLGKIVFNYITKKVRKGSTET
- a CDS encoding phycoerythrobilin:ferredoxin oxidoreductase; translation: MLIQDTIFYRPDWRWHNFLKYLTNNLSKYNCLEKIIPSEYSYKDSTYGSKKSKKNVNLSTWGVTHKKRIQFARAVCINSPNYSVLNFLIIPNTIYNVPFFGVDFVSLPNSYLLVLDFQPSLKIQTQYNNQLLEKLIKLKNNCHSSLPLAEEMSADVARFFSPGAIWSKLPKEERSDFLIANQLYTSFKEYLDLYLEILFESKEVNIELQKELINGQNNYLNYRRDNDPARPMLSSLFGKEFTESLIKEVLFTT
- a CDS encoding 15,16-dihydrobiliverdin:ferredoxin oxidoreductase; translated protein: MFDSLVDFLKTNIDELNGHEVQISSEFKEHHNDDSKYIIKNWLFSSPQYRKWRITRLDGGKKLQVFNTVAYPNFDSEMPILGADILWFGTSQKLLAILDYQPLIQEGKYLEKYCSSLGIIKKKYSAFDNNKMKNIYDSKKYFSPWVIICRGNKLNLDRDLNNIFHSFVNNYLNVHKSNTVNQFLNAEEIKINQIKYDKYSFEKDPADKLFKSFFGEKWTKKFVNKFLFTLNNEIIY